One Pochonia chlamydosporia 170 chromosome 5, whole genome shotgun sequence DNA segment encodes these proteins:
- a CDS encoding GMC oxidoreductase (similar to Aspergillus clavatus NRRL 1 XP_001273036.1) yields the protein MTRNENANSPIDWSYGSTPQSRLNNRSMEFTAGKMIGGTSMINGMMYFRTAVPEIDGWERLGAKEWNWGSLWPYYKVVERFVDPTPAQADAGAGAVPEYHGRSGEVAVTYPSQLLTGDFSSTLAATWEALGVSVCQDASGGKVEGYTVRPMMVDRESGRRASAAEAFYYPIADRPNLRLIQGTALNLLWIGRAQGEKQAASGVKYLDGDGNVQSIIVNKAGEVIIAAGALATPTILEASGVGNPSVLTKLGIEVRVDLPGVGENLQDQPDLTLSYSSKTATPGVFTPYAAFVTAKDVFGNGTEDIAASTEANLRTWAETVASASNHIGPDAIESIFRHQHDLIFKKHVAIGEITMASSNTIASEYWSLLPFSRGSVHLHSKTAIGTYKVDIDPRFFQIDYDQQSFIALRRLTQKFWATDPAANLVTGTMDPKADQVPTGATDEQWKSFIKSARVEINYCG from the exons ATGACTCGTAATGAAAATGCAAACTCACCAATTGACTGGTCGTATGGTTCAACCCCTCAAAGCCGACTTAACAATCGCAGCATGGAGTTTACCGCTGGAAAGATGATTGGAGGCACTAGTATGATCAACGGTATGATGTACTTCCGTACAGCTGTGCCAGAGATTGATGGCTGGGAAAGACTTGGTGCTAAAGAATGGAATTGGGGTAGCCTGTGGCCGTACTATAAAGTCGTCGAACGCTTTGTCGACCCAACCCCGGCGCAGGCTGATGCCGGCGCCGGCGCCGTCCCGGAATACCACGGCAGAAGCGGTGAGGTTGCTGTTACTTATCCCAGCCAACTGCTAACAGGAGACTTCTCCTCTACTCTCGCCGCGACATGGGAAGCCTTGGGTGTCTCCGTTTGCCAAGATGCAAGCGGCGGAAAGGTTGAAGGCTATACTGTTCGGCCAATGATGGTCGATAGAGAATCTGGTCGTCGAGCAAGTGCTGCCGAGGCGTTTTACTACCCCATTGCCGATCGACCAAACCTTAGACTTATACAAGGCACTGCACTCAACTTACTTTGGATCGGGCGTGCTCAAGGAGAAAAGCAGGCAGCCAGCGGTGTCAAATACTTGGACGGAGATGGGAATGTTCAAAGTATTATTGTCAATAAAGCCGGCGAGGTCATCATAGCAGCTGGAGCATTGGCAACACCAACTATTCTCGAGGCATCGGGTGTTGGAAACCCGTCTGTTCTGACAAAGCTGGGTATCGAAGTCAGAGTCGACCTCCCCGGAGTGGGAGAAAATCTtcaagaccagccagacttgaccttgtcatACTCTTCAAAAACCGCGACACCAGGTGTTTTCACCCCTTATGCGGCGTTTGTCACGGCCAAAGACGTCTTTGGGAATGGGACAGAAGACATTGCGGC GTCTACCGAAGCGAACTTGCGAACTTGGGCTGAAACTGTTGCATCAGCTAGCAACCACATAGGCCCAGATGCAATTGAGTCAATATTTCGTCATCAACACGACCTTATATTCAAGAAACACGTCGCTATTGGAGAGATTACCATGGCTTCATCTAATACGATTGCTTCTGAGTACTGGTCCCTGCTTCCATTTTCCAGAGGAAGCGTTCACCTCCATTCTAAAACTGCCATTGGAACTTACAAGGTCGACATCGACCCGAGGTTCTTCCAAATCGATTACGATCAGCAGTCCTTTATTGCTCTTAGACGATTGACGCAGAAATTTTGGGCGACTGATCCAGCTGCAAACCTAGTGACAGGCACAATGGACCCCAAAGCAGATCAGGTACCGACAGGCGCCACAGATGAGCAATGGAAATCGTTTATCAAGAGTGCCA GAGTCGAGATCAATTACTGTGGTTGA
- a CDS encoding alpha-ketoglutarate-dependent sulfonate dioxygenase protein (similar to Eutypa lata UCREL1 XP_007794454.1): MARVRPAPIKSLEAYKHISPDSGEPTIVHPSYNPKIKGHIPPDPIHEEFTPPKDRASFADPEKKALFAVATPTDLTESIGTELKNVQLSQLNKEQLDELAALVNERGVVFFRDQDLTTEKQVEIFEHFGVLDTHPTQKDTKHFIVGGNNADWRTLLKYTPWPMNEFHSDTSFEINPPSYSLLRMEEHPDVGGDTAWVSGYGLYDELSPQMQKLLEGLHAVHTSRLQYDTTIDYFGDEPRRPPIDTHHPAIRTHPVTGLKSLNVNLAYCTGFAELKKAESDALLQFLNLLIHSSDDHYVRWKWQVGSIALWDNRSCLHRIIPGTYSTGTRRGIRTTVFGEKPFYDPESEGRLQREERIHAGSAK, encoded by the exons ATGGCGAGAGTCCGTCCTGCCCCAATTAAATCTCTGGAAGCCTACAAGCACATTTCCCCCGATTCCGGAGAACCAACTATAGTTCATCCCAGTTACAATCCCAAGATCAAGGGCCATATTCCCCCGGATCCCATTCATGAGGAGTTTACACCTCCGAAGGATCGGGCATCCTTCGCTGATCCAGAAAAAAAGGCACTTTTTGCCGTCGCCACACCGACTGATTTGACTGAAAGCATTG GCACGGAGCTGAAGAATGTTCAGTTAAGTCAGTTGAACAAAGAGCAGCTGGATGAGCTTGCGGCACTTGTCAACGAACGCGGTGTTGTCTTCTTCCGAGACCAAGACTTGACAACTGAGAAGCAAGTTGAGATCTTCGAACATTTCGGAGTTTTGGACACTCATCCCACGCAGAAG GACACGAAGCATTTTATTGTTGGAGGCAACAATGCAGATTGGCGGACTCTCCTGAAATACACTCCATGGCCAATGAACGAATTTCATTCCGATACAAGCTTTGAAATTAATC CCCCAAGCTACTCTCTTCTTCGCATGGAGGAACATCCCGACGTTGGCGGAGACACGGCTTGGGTATCAGGGTACGGCCTTTATGATGAGCTTAGCCCTCAGATGCAAAAACTGCTGGAAGGCTTGCATGCCGTGCATACTTCGCGTTTGCAATACGATACCACTATC GACTACTTCGGTGATGAACCTCGTCGACCGCCGATTGACACCCACCACCCGGCGATTCGCACGCACCCTGTTACTGGCCTGAAATCCCTCAATGTCAATCTTGCTTACTGCACGGGATTTgccgagttgaagaaggcggagTCTGATGCGCTCTTGCAGTTCCTGAATTTGCTCATTCACAGCTCAGACGACCACTATGTcagatggaaatggcaggTGGGGAGTATTGCTCTCTGGGACAAC AGATCGTGTCTGCATCGTATCATACCAGGCACTTACTCTACGGGTACGAGAAGAGGCATCAGGACCACGGTCTTTGGAGAAAAAC CGTTTTATGACCCCGAGAGTGAAGGCCGCCTGCAGAGAGAGGAACGGATCCATGCTGGGAGCGCCAAATGA
- a CDS encoding MFS transporter (similar to Marssonina brunnea f. sp. 'multigermtubi' MB_m1 XP_007296648.1), translating into MYRRLCDNFGSLRSLLVAYGTFCVGSTLCGIGQTYWQVILGRIIAGCGASGMVALASVIITEIADPADVAVLRSYVNLVSTIGLSGGGPLGGFLAASIGWRWLFLGQVPIAIACGLLIALDPSVNLPQLDREAEQQRQGSENDMEDTPTVLAFDFPGAVTLAIATASLLAAIDLQNSLSWGHPLVYSLIIAGVLSTVAFLILETFPGNRELLMPLKLLRTEIGAFCAGQLLIVASGYGFVSQIAPYFANTQGASDAEGGGRTVPFSTGNAVGALLAGQIIKRQD; encoded by the exons ATG TACAGAAGATTATGTGATAATTTCGGTAGTCTGCGCTCTCTTCTGGTCGCTTACGGCACATTTTGCGTTGGTAGCACACTGTG CGGAATCGGTCAGACATACTGGCAAGTAATTTTGGGCAGGATAATTGCCGGCTGCGGAGCTTCAGGGATGGTCGCTCTGGCCTCCGTTATCATTACAG AGATTGCCGATCCAGCAGACGTCGCCGTTTTGCGAAGTTACGTAAATTTAGTCTCGACAATTGGGCTTTCCGGCGGTGGTCCCCTTGGTGGATTTCTCGCAGCATCCATCGGTTGGAGATG GCTGTTCCTAGGACAAGTCCCAATTGCTATTGCTTGTGGTTTACTTATTGCACTAGATCCGAGTGTAAATTTGCCCCAACTCGATCGAGAAGCCGAACAACAGCGACAGGGCTCTGAAAACGACATGGAGGATACGCCAACAGTCCTAGCTTTCGATTTCCCAGGCGCAGTGACCCTTGCCATAGCAACAGCGTCACTTCTGGCAGCAATCGATTTACAAAATTCCCTTTCATGGGGACACCCTCTTGTTTATAGTTTAATCATTGCTGGGGTACTATCCACCGTGGCGTTTCTGATCCTTGAAACATTTCCGGGCAACAGAGAGCTTTTAATGCCCCTAAAGCTCCTACGAACAGAGATCGGTGCATTCTGCGCTGGACAG CTACTAATAGTTGCCAGTGGCTACGGG TTCGTATCTCAAATAGCACCGTACTTTGCAAATACACAAGGGGCGTCCGATGCAGAAGGTGGAGGACGAACCGTCCCTTTCAGTACCGGCAATGCCGTCGGCGCTCTACTCGCTGGGCAAATCATCAAAAGGCAAGACTGA
- a CDS encoding peptidase S28 (similar to Gloeophyllum trabeum ATCC 11539 XP_007864983.1) codes for MKPSILTALALIGTSQGINVNHARFANDQDNAVRKYLPDVPSYNISIPVDHFDSSNKNTYPNRYFVNDTYYKPGGPVIFFDLGESGFSPDAAADFLAEHNMTSAPVRLAAKTNGLVIGWEHRYYGYSRPVPMDDESGLPVDGLEGYKYLTIEQALEDTAYFANNFNKTTLSLNSNLQSTANLDPYHTPWIFVGGSYPGMRAAWARLKHPDIFYASWASSAPVQTQEDGSIYYNPIVKSMPQNCTNDIKAAVKFVDQTLSSGSTIAIQQVKTGIFLATNKKATLNNLAAALRFSNFETTAALTYALAFGSAFQSFGPYRSSRIMCDAMQGFDVETFTEGISESRTIADQNEILFNNPGGKSPTKDGIAASNGNNGGAYAFAALVYGMFYARRNMNKFFETLQSSEPFTNQIDDLSWSWQSLSQAGFFQGSNPNDISVISKFYNFTAVRDIQFEKQTFRGFSSSNFPKTLNNQQLLAMGGWNLTASNVMFTNGEFDPWRSFSVASQEKGAPNRKVVQTIPKCNALPQGSDVFGLVYAGAVHVEDMATRLYQRGSAEKTTPLQQGLELFLNAWDTWKPCFNQSRDDVRNGHGVDGKGNGANGSSEKNGGKDSGATGVKVSVMSVLAMTVVAALFSSL; via the coding sequence ATGAAACCATCAATACTGACCGCCTTGGCCCTGATAGGCACTTCGCAAGGAATTAACGTTAATCACGCCAGATTCGCAAACGACCAAGATAACGCCGTTCGTAAATACCTCCCTGATGTGCCGAGTTACAACATTTCCATACCCGTCGACCACTTTGACTCCTCTAATAAAAACACATATCCCAACCGATACTTCGTGAATGACACATATTACAAACCCGGGGGTCCGGTTATTTTCTTTGACTTGGGCGAGAGTGGCTTCTCGCCTGATGCCGCAGCCGACTTCCTCGCCGAGCATAACATGACGAGCGCGCCGGTGCGACTGGCCGCCAAAACGAACGGGTTGGTCATCGGCTGGGAACACAGATACTACGGATATAGTCGCCCCGTGCCCATGGACGACGAGTCTGGACTTCCGGTAGATGGCCTTGAAGGCTACAAATATTTGACCATAGAGCAAGCCTTAGAAGATACTGCCTactttgccaacaactttAACAAAACGACGCTCagtctcaactccaacttaCAAAGCACTGCGAATCTAGATCCTTATCATACTCCTTGGATCTTTGTGGGCGGCTCATATCCAGGTATGCGTGCCGCCTGGGCACGACTCAAGCACCCAGACATCTTTTACGCTTCGTGGGCATCCAGCGCTCCTGTACAGACACAGGAAGATGGTTCGATTTACTATAACCCAATTGTGAAGTCAATGCCTCAAAACTGCACGAATGACATCAAAGCTGCCGTCAAGTTTGTTGATCAAACATTGTCATCTGGCTCCACCATCGCGATTCAGCAAGTCAAGACAGGAATCTTTCTGGCCACAAATAAGAAGGCGACTCTTAACAACTTAGCCGCTGCCCTGCGATTTTCCAACTTTGAAACCACGGCCGCTTTGACCTATGCGTTGGCCTTTGGAAGTGCGTTTCAAAGCTTCGGCCCCTACCGCTCCAGCAGAATCATGTGCGATGCCATGCAAGGGTTTGACGTCGAGACTTTTACTGAAGGGATTTCCGAGTCTCGTACCATTGCGGACCAAAATGAGATTCTGTTCAATAATCCCGGTGGTAAATCGCCCACCAAGGACGGCATTGCAGccagcaacggcaacaacGGTGGCGCATACGCATTTGCAGCTCTCGTGTACGGCATGTTCTACGCCCGAAGAAATATGAACAAGTTTTTTGAGACGTTGCAATCCAGCGAGCCATTTACAAATCAGATTGATGACctcagctggagctggcagTCGCTGAGCCAAGCTGGATTTTTCCAGGGTTCCAACCCCAATGACATCAGCGTCATCAGCAAGTTCTACAACTTTACCGCGGTCCGAGACATCCAGTTTGAGAAACAAACATTCAGGGGCTTTTCGTCGTCGAACTTTCCCAAAACACTCAACaaccagcagcttctcgCCATGGGAGGATGGAATCTCACGGCCAGCAACGTCATGTTCACAAACGGGGAGTTTGATCCCTGGCGATCATTCTCGGTAGCCAGCCAGGAGAAGGGAGCGCCGAACAGAAAGGTTGTGCAGACGATACCAAAGTGCAATGCTCTTCCCCAGGGGAGTGATGTTTTCGGGCTGGTGTATGCTGGTGCTGTGCATGTTGAAGATATGGCTACGAGATTGTACCAGAGGGGCAGCGCGGAGAAGACCACTCCACTACAACAAGGGTTGGAGTTGTTCCTGAATGCTTGGGATACCTGGAAGCCTTGCTTTAATCAGAGCAGAGATGATGTGCGCAacggccatggtgttgatggaaaggGAAACGGGGCGAATGGAAGTTCAGAAAAGAACGGCGGGAAAGATAGCGGCGCTACGGGTGTCAAAGTCTCAGTGATGAGTgtgttggcaatgacagtAGTGGCTGCATTGTTCTCTTCGTTATAA
- a CDS encoding c1-like domain-containing protein: MSLAPEYYKRACKLPLRTKEAQLLVIPLGHCYACSDEINGDYYHCSICDYSSYDICAPCVGAGRHCMHQNHWLIKRNTEQDNTNGFPTEILKTQWSLRQVKGAQGPEKDDAISHATIQSRHRKKSYPRSLRQPPFDYCYQCRVTFRSDRPPQQHELELHDTLDRPVTKDSSVEQRRPTESTQRWVRNVDPEVQKKHEMKMKEMERTMDLVFQGKITEKEERLKRTEQQLYDLHHEMKEIMAKQRHDIEEAKRRLQSRNMSAPPKRWVFWRAWAN; the protein is encoded by the coding sequence ATGTCGCTCGCCCCAGAGTACTACAAGCGGGCCTGCAAACTTCCACTCAGAACCAAAGAAGCGCAGCTGCTAGTTATACCACTTGGTCACTGTTATGCATGCTCAGACGAAATCAACGGGGATTACTACCATTGCAGCATTTGTGACTACTCAAGCTACGACATCTGCGCCCCTTGTGTGGGAGCAGGCCGCCACTGCATGCACCAAAACCACTGGCTTATCAAGCGCAACACCGAGCAGGACAACACCAATGGATTTCCTACAGAGATATTGAAGACACAATGGTCGCTTCGCCAGGTAAAAGGGGCACAGGGACCAGAGAAAGATGATGCGATTTCCCATGCGACCATCCAGTCTCGCCACAGGAAGAAGTCGTACCCAAGGTCGCTTCGCCAGCCGCCGTTCGATTACTGCTATCAGTGCCGCGTCACCTTCCGCAGTGACCGCCCACCCCAGCAGCATGAGCTGGAGCTTCATGACACCTTGGACCGTCCAGTAACGAAGGACAGCTCTGTCGAACAGAGAAGACCAACAGAGTCAACCCAACGATGGGTAAGGAATGTTGACCCGGAGGTGCAAAAGAAGCAtgaaatgaaaatgaaagaAATGGAGAGGACTATGGATTTGGTCTTCCAGGGGAAAATCACAGAGAAAGAGGAACGGCTGAAACGGACAGAACAGCAGCTGTACGACCTACACCACGAGATGAAGGAGATTATGGCGAAGCAGCGACATGATATAGAGGAAGCCAAGCGTCGTCTGCAGTCAAGGAATATgtcagcaccaccaaagcGTTGGGTCTTTTGGCGTGCGTGGGCTAACTAA
- a CDS encoding RmlC-like jelly roll fold protein (similar to Metarhizium robertsii ARSEF 23 XP_007822828.1) — protein MESSQAKPSRPRESLEILFDHELTDTPGKSIVGVQIKYLPNGFTPPHRHGRATVIGIIQEGEVLSGMNGNPPKVYNPGESFIELPGCHHTVGENYSMENNARLMAIFVIDTEVLKTQGYAALTQFD, from the exons ATGGAGTcgagccaagccaagcc CTCACGTCCCCGAGAAAGCCTCGAGATTCTCTTCGACCATGAGCTCACAGACACCCCAGGGAAGTCCATCGTCGGGGTACAGATTAAATACCTGCCAAATGGGTTTACACCACCCCATCGCCATGGTAGAGCCACGGTCATCGGTATCATACAAGAGGGCGAAGTCCTCAGTGGGATGAATGGCAACCCGCCTAAGGTGTACAACCCTGGAGAGAGTTTTATCGAGCTACCGGGATGCCATCATACTGTGGGAGAAAATTATAGCATGGAGAATAATGCGAGGCTTATGGCGATATTTGTGATTGATACTGAGGTCCTTAAGACTCAGGGCTACGCTGCACTGACCCAGTTTGACTAG
- a CDS encoding ABC transporter (similar to microsporum gypseum CBS 118893 XP_003175160.1), protein MPVFATPHYLGSMEQSDHMLFNNELSGVFLSAFTAIICVSSYIILKGYRRTPQQSLSRNVSAPVLREYQLPKSKDDSKYRRLYFKLHNIEEHPEVATEGRDLLISLLSEAITIAQPERRQDIFAIEHFTKEQLFSHVHKVHEAVGEEYNRYVEGRGAGDGRLIATDRHQTAKVLRNLAPLKLVDGAWLGRIHQAMTPFILRPITKQAWQVLSEELGDGNLDLNHVYLYNKLLGEVGVHLPAPYERDFIDHSHGMDNENIWRAAVIQLLISLFPQEFLPEILGYSLHFEGLNMETMVLSRELQELKLDAQYFLLHVSIDNAHSGHAMMAAHTVAEYMSHVTERETPAAASRTWRRIQAGYALSAHQSNSIKKDLGTTLTLSNPTSGLYDAEIVRVLVAKAAVARKTHSACRARIGGKPLAHWLDPEVLKSEGRTVQELSNAYPWIIKGRPQQSRLMREVARGGKMFGAFTVKETKLLEDWILSLGPNQQETDTTENMYWNFTNRDQESQQNLSLLHLAQAHKCDNLLQPDRLLWNNDVNICDRVLDLDLSQLDWAKISSLWFTHVSLLECWVAIPSRAATEIGATVIRILRAQFSLSCEEDGVSGMDEIERSSPPDLVAIGLEVSRRKGMIPLPTSLSDVLVRWPCPSAERLVSISRHPVQNSEALLGMTAAFLHLQRAVLQAPGFLCDQSRTVLDGIIDRETQGLQAGCELIEGEEMKKSKLRSGYQMAEEMIRQALTKPT, encoded by the coding sequence ATGCCTGTGTTTGCAACTCCTCATTACCTTGGCTCGATGGAGCAGAGTGACCATATGTTGTTCAACAACGAGTTGAGCGGAGTGTTCCTCTCAGCATTTACCGCGATCATCTGTGTTTCTTCATATATTATTTTGAAAGGATACCGACGGACACCTCAACAGAGTCTCTCACGCAATGTATCCGCCCCTGTCTTACGAGAATACCAACtgccaaagtcaaaagaCGACAGCAAATATCGAAGGCTATATTTTAAGCTTCACAACATCGAGGAGCACCCTGAAGTAGCTACAGAAGGCCGAGATCTCTTGATATCTTTGCTCTCGGAAGCAATCACGATTGCGCAACCGGAACGCCGACAGGATatctttgccattgagcaTTTCACGAAGGAGCAACTGTTCTCCCACGTCCACAAGGTCCATGAAGCAGTCGGAGAGGAGTATAATCGGTATGTTGAGGGTCGAGGAGCAGGTGATGGGCGATTGATAGCTACGGACCGACATCAGACCGCCAAGGTACTCAGGAATTTGGCACCACTCAAGTTGGTGGATGGTGCCTGGCTTGGTCGAATTCACCAAGCTATGACTCCATTCATTCTTCGACCGATCACGAAACAAGCTTGGCAGGTACTTTCGGAAGAATTGGGAGATGGAAACCTTGATCTCAACCACGTATACCTCTACAATAAGCTCTTGGGTGAGGTCGGGGTGCATCTCCCAGCCCCTTACGAGCGAGACTTTATCGATCACTCCCATGGCATGGACAACGAAAACATCTGGAGAGCCGCCGTGATACAGCTGCTCATTTCACTATTTCCACAGGAGTTTCTACCAGAGATACTGGGCTACAGCCTGCACTTCGAAGGCCTGAATATGGAGACCATGGTCCTGTCTCGGGAGCTCCAAGAACTCAAACTCGATGCTCAATACTTTTTGCTACATGTGTCGATTGACAACGCTCATTCCGGccatgccatgatggcggctCATACAGTTGCGGAGTACATGTCCCACGTCACAGAGAGAGAAACGCCGGCCGCGGCATCGAGAACATGGCGACGCATCCAAGCCGGATATGCCCTATCCGCCCATCAGtccaacagcatcaaaaaGGACCTTGGTACCACATTGACACTCAGTAACCCCACCTCGGGTTTATACGATGCAGAGATTGTACGCGTACTGGTGGCTAAAGCAGCCGTAGCTCGCAAGACGCACAGCGCGTGTCGTGCCCGGATCGGTGGTAAGCCACTGGCACATTGGCTTGACCCAGAGGTTCTCAAATCAGAAGGCCGAACAGTCCAGGAGCTGAGTAATGCGTATCCCTGGATTATCAAGGGTCGTCCCCAGCAAAGCCGATTGATGCGGGAAGTTGCTCGTGGAGGGAAGATGTTTGGAGCATTTACTGTGAAAGAAACAAAGCTACTGGAGGACTGGATTCTTTCACTGGGGCCGAACCAACAAGAAACAGACACGACGGAAAATATGTACTGGAACTTTACCAACAGGGACCAGGAAAGTCAGCAAAATCTGTCCTTGTTGCATCTGGCCCAGGCACACAAGTGCGACAATCTACTGCAGCCAGACCGCCTCCTGTGGAACAACGATGTGAATATTTGTGACAGGGTACTCGACTTGGACCTGTCCCAGCTAGATTGGGCTAAGATATCCAGTCTCTGGTTTACCCATGTATCTCTGTTGGAATGCTGGGTTGCGATTCCATCTCGAGCGGCCACGGAAATCGGAGCCACCGTCATCCGTATTCTCCGGGCGCAGTTCAGCCTTAgctgtgaagaagacggcgTCTCTGGGATGGACGAGATCGAGCGAAGCAGTCCCCCCGATCTGGTTGCCATCGGTCTCGAGGTTTCGCGCCGCAAGGGCATGATTCCTCTTCCTACGTCACTGTCAGATGTGTTGGTGCGGTGGCCCTGCCCATCAGCAGAACGTTTGGTGAGCATATCACGACATCCGGTGCAAAACTCTGAAGCCCTTCTCGGGATGACTGCTGCCTTTCTTCATCTGCAACGGGCAGTTCTACAGGCTCCGGGCTTCCTTTGCGACCAAAGCAGGACAGTCTTGGATGGAATCATTGACCGTGAAACGCAAGGTCTCCAAGCTGGGTGTGAGTTGATTGAAGGGGAAGAGATGAAAAAGTCCAAGTTACGCAGTGGTTACCAGATGGCCGAAGAAATGATTAGACAGGCCTTAACCAAGCCTACATAG
- a CDS encoding AMP dependent CoA ligase (similar to Marssonina brunnea f. sp. 'multigermtubi' MB_m1 XP_007296649.1) produces MHLVFPAISPFLELVQHAQQIPDKIIVRDHYSGRTATAGQLLQSVSFLREKLQGILPQNGTCNGNHANQGKFYYLIAPPGLEYVVSMLTIFSIGGVMSAQSIVIKPEDVVRLFKLARPQALLYASSLNEKVEAIKALRAEQDNGAISNISFLGVQIPSLDDPTSHTYETRPMSENISSQNGTLFFTSGTSGKQKGVLHSYPALLASARERIGTWKMTKDDVFLNQKPGNWMGGIFGIIPSLMSAACLETCAGVFEPKWFWERIREGGVSVFDVAPTGYDRLAKYYDEHISVLPTAEVEAYIQGMIDVRVAGVSGSLLSPHTQKRWTELRRGKPLLNLYGSTEMTLICSMRWENPDYADMCSIGPPVSGVEVKLVDGEMRLKAPTMFTRYISDDPTLTDKAFDEEGFFKSGDCAELVGNSYVLHGRANIDVLHFWGFTIYTGEVETAILSLPYIANAVVLPLPDKGGKERTAAILQSKPEYQSKQPNLDTLRKDLEKNTGLMLFKIPTVIYWLRAGEEISLTVNGKISKIDARKKFFGDNWQGKDGVEVTDLSTMEYWRMGGQC; encoded by the exons ATGCATCTTGTTTTCCCCGCAATTTCACCGTTTCTGGAGCTTGTTCAACATGCGCAACAAATTCCTGATAAGATCATAGTTCGGGATCACTACTCGGGCAGAACAGCTACCGCTGGACAACTACTGCAAAgtgtttcttttcttcgcGAGAAATTGCAAGGAATACTACCACAAAATGGAACCTGTAACGGCAATCATGCCAATCAGGGCAAATTCTACTACCTGATAGCTCCTCCAGGACTAGAATATGTGGTGTCCATGCTCACTATCTTCTCTATTGGCGGCGTCATGTCAGCTCAGT CTATTGTTATCAAGCCAGAGGACGTAGTGCGCCTGTTCAAGCTCGCAAGACCGCAGGCACTACTGTATGCATCATCTCTCAAtgagaaagttgaagcaATTAAGGCCCTCCGTGCAGAACAAGACAATGGCGCCATTTCTAATATCTCTTTCCTGGGGGTGCAAATCCCATCTCTTGATGATCCGACATCTCATACATACGAAACGAGACCAATGTCCGAGAACATATCCTCACAGAATGGTACATTGTTCTTCACTTCCGGTACTTCGGGAAAGCAAAAGGGCGTTCTTCACTCCTACCCAGCTCTTCTAGCATCTGCACGAGAGCGCATAGGAACCTGGAAGATGACGAAAGACGACGTATTCCTCAACCAAAAGCCGGGAAATTGGATGGGGGGCATTTTTGGCATTATCCCAAGTTTAATGTCCGCAGCTTGCTT GGAAACCTGTGCGGGGGTCTTCGAGCCGAAATGGTTTTGGGAACGCATTAGAGAAGGCGGTGTCAGTGTATTCGACGTTGCGCCCACTGGCTATGACAGACTCGCGAAATACTATGATGAGCATATTTCTGTGCTCCCTACCGCCGAAGTGGAGGCGTATATTCAAGGGATGATTGATGTGAGAGTTGCAGGTGTTTCTGGATCACTTCTTTCTCCGCATACACAGAAGAGGTGGACAGAACTCCGCCGAGGCAAACCACTATTGAATCTGTACGGATCAACTGAGATGACTCTGATATGTAGCATGAGATGGGAAAATCCTGATTATGCCGACATG TGCTCAATTGGACCACCCGTATCCGGAGTCGAGGTAAAGCTCGTGGATGGGGAAATGCGACTGAAGGCGCCTACGATGTTCACACG TTACATTTCGGACGACCCAACTCTGACCGACAAGGCATTCGACGAAGAGGGCTTCTTCAAGAGCGGTGATTGCGCCGAATTGGTTGGAAACAGTTATGTACTCCATGGCCGCGCAAATATTGATG TGTTACATTTCTGGGGTTTCACCATATACACGGGCGAAGTCGAAACTGCCATTCTATCTCTGCCCTATATCGCCAACGCTGTTGTCTTACCTCTACCTGATAAAGGGGGTAAGGAGCGCACTGCTGCCATCCTGCAAAGCAAGCCAGAATACCAATCAAAGCAACCAAACTTGGATACTCTCCGGAAGGATCTGGAGAAAAACACAGGTCTTATGCTGTTCAAGATACCGACGGTCATCTACTGGCTTCGAGCTGGTGAAGAAATTTCCTTGACGGTGAACGGGAAGATTTCCAAGATAGATGCACGCAAGAAATTCTTTGGCGACAATTGGCAGGGCAAGGATGGAGTGGAGGTTACGGACTTGTCGACTATGGAATACTGGCGCATGGGTGGGCAGTGCTAA